A window from Candidatus Binatia bacterium encodes these proteins:
- a CDS encoding VWA domain-containing protein, which yields AHRIQLDGGQAAPGRDFHLNWTVRAANEPTIEAFRERLDQHDFHLLVLRTPESDQRAHRRRQRAETTFLVDISFSMSGTALAEAKRALDLALAQLPTGDNFRLLAFDDKLHPRRSDPSPVRMNPRTRKQAREWVEQLTVIGGTDIAGALTDALGQPTTQGYRGRVVLLTDGGARYDRDTLARLRDQLGNRRLFVVGLGAAPNGYLLQKLATLGRGRLQIVRDPAELPEAIDRLVGPGSTPALFDLDLQAADGSPVEIWPEVLPDLFPGESLFVAVRTQATEPEFLLHARTSRGPTTLLSTPAAQGEGIARNFAAQKVASLEQLFGESPRAEREALREEILATALPAGLISQFTSLVAIDDTPLRNDGSPLVAHARQATLPENWNLPTAFRNPEQATVRWDGDWRDTLVASDRFLTEEERKLALSVATATPAGLYALFGAALLLIAGLSAAMVRR from the coding sequence TCGCCCACCGCATCCAGCTGGACGGGGGCCAAGCTGCCCCGGGCCGCGACTTCCACCTCAACTGGACCGTGCGCGCGGCAAACGAGCCCACGATCGAGGCCTTCCGCGAACGTCTGGACCAACACGACTTCCACCTGCTGGTCCTGCGCACCCCGGAATCTGACCAGCGCGCCCATCGGCGCAGGCAACGGGCCGAGACCACGTTTCTGGTCGATATTTCGTTTTCGATGTCGGGAACTGCCCTGGCCGAGGCCAAGCGCGCGTTGGATCTGGCGCTGGCGCAGTTGCCCACAGGCGACAACTTCCGCTTGCTGGCCTTTGACGACAAGCTGCATCCTCGACGCAGCGATCCGTCTCCGGTCCGGATGAATCCGCGCACGCGCAAGCAGGCGCGCGAATGGGTCGAGCAACTCACCGTGATCGGTGGCACCGACATCGCGGGGGCACTCACGGACGCCCTCGGGCAGCCCACGACCCAAGGCTACCGCGGGCGTGTGGTGCTGTTGACCGATGGTGGTGCCCGCTACGATCGCGATACTCTGGCGCGCCTGCGCGACCAACTCGGCAACCGCCGCCTTTTTGTCGTGGGCCTCGGTGCGGCACCCAACGGCTACCTGCTGCAGAAGCTCGCCACTTTGGGGCGCGGGCGATTGCAAATCGTGCGTGATCCCGCAGAACTCCCGGAAGCGATCGATCGCCTGGTCGGCCCCGGCTCGACGCCCGCGCTTTTTGATCTCGACCTGCAAGCAGCCGACGGCAGCCCGGTCGAAATCTGGCCCGAGGTCCTGCCGGATCTCTTCCCCGGAGAATCTCTTTTCGTCGCGGTTCGCACGCAGGCCACCGAGCCCGAATTCCTCCTGCACGCGCGAACATCGCGAGGACCGACAACGCTTTTGTCCACGCCGGCAGCACAGGGCGAGGGCATCGCGCGCAACTTTGCCGCACAGAAAGTCGCCAGCCTCGAGCAATTGTTCGGCGAAAGCCCTCGCGCCGAGCGCGAAGCCTTGCGTGAGGAGATCCTCGCCACCGCCCTGCCCGCCGGCCTGATCAGTCAGTTCACCAGCCTGGTGGCCATTGACGACACGCCGCTGCGCAATGATGGGTCGCCGCTGGTCGCCCATGCCCGACAGGCCACGCTGCCCGAGAACTGGAACTTGCCGACGGCCTTCCGCAATCCGGAGCAAGCAACTGTCCGCTGGGATGGCGATTGGCGCGATACGCTCGTTGCCAGCGACCGCTTCCTGACCGAAGAGGAGCGCAAGCTGGCGCTGAGCGTGGCCACCGCCACCCCGGCCGGCCTCTACGCCTTGTTCGGCGCGGCACTGCTGCTGATCGCCGGCCTGTCTGCTGCGATGGTGCGCCGATGA